A segment of the Streptococcus chenjunshii genome:
CCATTCCAATCTTAGATATCCAAGACATGCCAACCCTCCTTAAACTCAAAAAAAGACGCTTCCAATGCAAGTCCTGCCGTAAAGTCAGAGTCGCTCAAACAAGTTTGGTTAAGAAGAATCACCAAATCTCACATCCTGTCTGCCAGAAAATCACCCAACTTCATACCGAAAAACGGACCAATACAGACATCGCTAAAGCCCTTCATATCTCCGTTTCTGCCGTCCAACGACAGTTAGAACTATTGACCTTCAAAGAGGACTTTTCAAGACTTCCTGAGGTCTTATCCTGGGATGAATTCTCTTATCAAAAAGGAAAACTCGCTTTTATCGCTCAAGATTTTCAAACCAAAAAGATTATGGCCATTTTAGACAACAACCGGCAAACAACTATCAAGAACCACTTTTTGAAGTACTCTCGAAAGGGTCGTGAGCAGGTTAAGGTCGTGACCGCAGACATATCTGGAAGCTATATCCCCCTAATCAAAAGATTATTTCCAAACGCCAAGATTGTGTTGGACCGTTTCCACATTGTGCAGCACCTAGGACGTGCTATGTTGGCTACCAGAATTGCCATCATGAAAACCTTTGATAAAGGCTCATTACCTTATCGTGCCTTAAAAAATCACTGGCGACTCTTCCAAAAAGAGAGTCGGAAGCTCTCTGACAAACCCTTCTATTCACGAACTTTCAGACA
Coding sequences within it:
- a CDS encoding ISL3 family transposase produces the protein MEHLKHTTELIGMKDPNIIIGSAVKYDSHIVINAMLDYPPKQCPLCNHHMIKYDFQKPSTIPILDIQDMPTLLKLKKRRFQCKSCRKVRVAQTSLVKKNHQISHPVCQKITQLHTEKRTNTDIAKALHISVSAVQRQLELLTFKEDFSRLPEVLSWDEFSYQKGKLAFIAQDFQTKKIMAILDNNRQTTIKNHFLKYSRKGREQVKVVTADISGSYIPLIKRLFPNAKIVLDRFHIVQHLGRAMLATRIAIMKTFDKGSLPYRALKNHWRLFQKESRKLSDKPFYSRTFRQTLTPREIIEKTLNLSDELRYYYDLYQLLLFHFQQKNSKYFFELIEEHMGTVNSVLQTTFKTFKKYKKEIINALEFPYSNAKLEATNKIIKDIKRNAFGFRNFKNFKTKILIALNIQKERTSLILSRA